Proteins encoded within one genomic window of Methanobrevibacter sp.:
- a CDS encoding CARDB domain-containing protein encodes MKLNAKLLVIAMIIAMIFSVSAIAATSENSTALSSEFTQVPHEQVVSVSEPTVPEVEATDLETSADNVESLSSSDNQVSIKDSDIKEESNVKKESEDSVLGISDDDEILAATRNVDGNTFRDLDRVIQQSQIGDIIDLQGKTLYGQDLSCYKRITIANGILESNLNYGGYTFQNCILENLTIKNLNTRGGTGINYCTLTNVHFDNCYADDYCTFAVRSCTLENVNFTNCHCVRPADPAEEDFESGVMIVTYYSKFNNCGFFNCSSNRHSGAICVAGQPGNVVNITNCKFDNCTSGVGGAVYLHGTGLSENLHSNIINCTFTNCHATEWGGALGSSQDYLNVENCDFINNTAKQGAAFMVGGITHGLDGDNSEGNYNIMKDCYFYNNTGSEDGGAVHITGHNNTALNCIFDDNFAVNGKGAAIYVKGDHGSVIDSLFTNHDSDMGTVYVEGDYFNCTHSTFEANHASHGGAGIYVEGNYTYVYDSEFRNNNASMHGGAIYTIGDHARILNSEFKYNNAIPNTANPDYGLGGAVYIEGNHNEISYSTFSHNTARNGSAIYNRGEDLHLNDDTFSNNQAWSYLLFTEAKPPEDYWSEDLQFLINITLEGGDNLINAIYNDWHSPTPHGVIDEIFFHNVTYTLKPNDLYPTGVKTTTDSEIHPVLGVENSHNGAVLYQDSREDDQLINVNMTYGDSKVFEYSGKTDMYGNILIAIAKENLTDGEFHPGVYNIYAHHPDDSQYTEIYNSTTFRVLPHVDVSVTKTSNKDVYIKGENAVFTITVSGVGTNATNVTVRDILPQSFKYVDSSASKNNYNPITNEWYIGFLPHGASETLKLIVKTTELGTFDNVVIVNCTERDWNLSNNRDNKTIHVNLYYTKEANVTDVSAGEYLEYYLRVYNIGNTDYTEEIQIRDVLPNGIKYTGEYSLEGGDLIRYVNHGDQQSWYVTNVAAGDYVQITIKCQALYDGVWNNTMYVWDYPPVNATVNVTHNADLRIIKTVSTDKVKKGDIINWTLTVINYGPSDASDVVVTDILPYGLEQYGIAIVPEGTDFYRESGKWVIGTLKVKETIQLIIPTRVTISGINITNEANVTSTTPDPNPDNNYDNETVEFYPDVSIQKIVSTKKTSHGEIITWTLVVTNNGPHTATGVYVIDRLPSGLRYANSKGSNGQVYNPSSGRWYIGDLAENETVTLEINTTVTAYDGFISNNATVYATNDGNPENNYAENFTEIITQADVGIVKRVSNQTSHYGDEIVWTVIVTNYGPNVAENVIVTDFMPAGLKQTKEPYKTKGQVYHLNGNGVWSIGNLAVNETVYLEFTTLVNVTDDTLINVVVVESTTEDPNPSNNRAENGTVVEPDCDVEVIKRVSNSTPNKYDEVTWTITIYNEGPNVAENVIVRDVLPNGLEFVTNSVPTKGMYHKDLNEWDVGTLEVGVRHTLNITTRVVDTGRITNEVNITTTTHDKNLKNNYDNETIDVPAIADLEIIKIVSDKNPKYGDLINWTITVTNKGPNNARNVNVQDKLPKGLIYVIHNATNGYYDIAQGIWHIGDLLHFHNETIVITTRVNITNATITNIAVVTSDTPDPDESNNKANNTTHVDPIADLAIGKFVSNLHPAYGEEFEYTIIVTNLGPDTAVNAYVYDMLPNGLIFISCDGDYDNNTGIWKIGNLSAEEGLNQVMLTIVVKSNLVSPTVVTNTANVTSETPDPDLTNNEDNVTIDIGHEADLEIIKIVSNKTSKLGDVITWTITVINHGPNPAVEAYVIDKLPRGLIYLSDDSNGKYDYETGIWNIGDLEVYSKDDDVGYAVLVITTRVNVTNANITNVANVTSDTYDPNETNNEANNTTSVDSFADLEVIKIVSDKNPHYGDIITWTITVINHGPNDAYNVNVTDKLPKGLIYKFDDSNGKYDYETGVWNIGTLLNGNRTTLVITTLVNITNATITNVAVVNSTTPDNNTENNKGNNTTSIEPEADLEIIKIVSNKTAKFGDVITWTIIVTNKGPDAAKEVYIRDNFPKELIFLGYTKTKGLFDLETYTWYIKELAFNETQNLTITSRVNFTNKTIMNIANVTSDTYDPNKTNNEANNTTEVNSKANLVVIKEVSKQNAKFGETITWTITVVNNGPDTAVNVRVNDTLPKGLIFVTSNGNYDNETGIWRVGNLLNGENKTLIITTIVNITNTTIRNVANVTSDTPGNRTPANNTTNVDPLVDLEIIKIVSNKTAKFGDVITWTIIVTNKGPDMALNVIVKDKLPNGLIYNGHKTETGLYDNVYGIWDIGNLAPNVPVNLTIYTIVNVSNRNITNIANVTSDTPDNNTDNNEANNTTSVNEVCDLEIIKIVSNKNPHKGDTITWTITVTNKGPNTAKNVFVTDKLPKGLIYVGSDGDYNPETGIWNVGDLEVDQPKSLIIITLVNITNKTITNIANVTSDTPDNNTDNNEANNTTNVSPEADLEIIKIVSNKNPHKGDTITWTITVTNKGPDTAVNVKVTDKLPKGLIYVGSDGDYNPETGIWNVGNLTSGEPKSLVITTIVNITNTTIRNVANATSETYDPNKTNNEGNNTTDVSPEADLEIVKLVSAKNTSKGEIITWTIIVTNKGPDAAVNIYVKDKMPKELVFKSYTKTKGLFDSDDLIWYISALAKGESAKLTIDTLVNVSSTSLINNVNVTNDIYDPNETNNEANNTTEVGDELPADLEIVKVVSNKNPHKGDTITWTITVTNHGPGKAIGVTVTDELPEGLKFVSSNGNYNKNTGVWTIGDLANGESKSLIITTLVTITNAEITNVAVVNSTTPDNNTENNKDNDTTNIDPEADVKVVKTVSNPKPSKGDVITWTIVVVNLGPDTAKDVVVSEKLPNGLRLISAKGSKGSFENDVWKIGELKYGEIATLTLTTKVLISGGTIENIVVVNSSTYDPNLTNNEDKEVVNPKSNSKDDDDEDDGGKKSEPNPNEDDDGDDIYDHPSTPVKYSVGSSSKQMHATGNPIVMALLALLAVAGVSLRRKD; translated from the coding sequence ATGAAATTAAATGCGAAACTTTTAGTCATCGCAATGATTATTGCAATGATATTTTCAGTGAGTGCTATTGCAGCTACCAGTGAAAATTCAACTGCATTATCTAGCGAATTTACTCAAGTTCCACATGAACAGGTTGTTTCAGTTTCTGAACCAACAGTTCCGGAAGTTGAAGCAACAGATTTAGAAACGTCTGCTGATAATGTTGAAAGCTTATCAAGTTCAGATAATCAAGTTTCTATTAAGGATTCAGATATTAAAGAAGAATCCAATGTTAAAAAAGAGAGTGAGGATTCCGTTTTAGGAATTTCAGATGATGATGAAATTTTGGCTGCTACAAGAAATGTTGATGGAAATACCTTTAGAGATCTTGACAGGGTAATTCAGCAATCTCAAATTGGAGATATAATTGATTTACAGGGTAAAACCCTATATGGTCAGGATTTGTCATGCTATAAACGTATTACTATTGCAAATGGTATTTTGGAAAGCAACTTAAATTATGGAGGATACACTTTCCAAAATTGTATCTTGGAAAATTTGACTATTAAAAATTTAAACACTAGAGGAGGAACAGGTATAAATTATTGTACATTAACTAATGTTCACTTCGATAATTGTTACGCTGATGACTATTGTACTTTTGCTGTTAGAAGCTGTACCTTGGAAAATGTTAACTTTACTAATTGTCATTGTGTAAGACCGGCTGATCCTGCCGAAGAGGATTTTGAAAGCGGAGTAATGATTGTTACCTACTATTCTAAGTTTAATAATTGTGGATTTTTCAACTGTTCTTCAAACAGACATTCAGGTGCAATCTGTGTTGCAGGACAGCCTGGTAACGTTGTAAACATTACCAATTGTAAATTTGACAATTGTACTTCCGGTGTTGGAGGAGCAGTATATCTGCACGGTACTGGACTTTCCGAAAATCTCCACAGTAACATTATAAATTGTACTTTTACAAATTGTCATGCAACTGAATGGGGTGGAGCTTTAGGTTCCAGTCAGGATTACTTAAATGTTGAAAATTGTGACTTTATCAACAACACCGCTAAACAGGGTGCAGCTTTCATGGTTGGAGGAATCACTCACGGTTTAGATGGTGACAACTCAGAAGGTAATTACAATATTATGAAAGATTGTTACTTCTACAATAACACAGGTTCCGAGGACGGTGGAGCAGTTCACATTACAGGTCATAATAACACTGCATTAAATTGTATTTTTGATGACAACTTTGCTGTCAACGGTAAAGGTGCAGCGATTTATGTAAAAGGTGACCATGGTTCAGTTATTGATTCCCTATTTACAAATCATGATTCAGATATGGGAACTGTTTATGTTGAAGGAGATTACTTTAACTGTACTCATTCCACATTTGAAGCTAATCATGCTTCCCATGGTGGTGCCGGTATTTATGTAGAAGGTAATTATACTTATGTATATGACTCCGAATTCAGAAACAACAATGCTTCAATGCATGGTGGGGCAATCTACACAATCGGAGACCATGCCAGAATCTTAAACTCAGAATTCAAATACAATAATGCTATTCCAAATACTGCAAACCCTGATTACGGATTAGGTGGAGCTGTTTACATAGAGGGAAATCATAATGAAATTTCATATTCAACTTTTTCACATAACACTGCACGTAACGGATCTGCAATATATAACAGGGGTGAAGACTTACACTTAAATGATGATACATTCTCCAACAATCAGGCATGGAGTTATTTGCTGTTTACAGAAGCAAAACCACCTGAAGACTACTGGAGTGAAGATTTACAATTCTTAATAAACATCACTCTTGAAGGAGGAGACAATCTTATCAACGCTATTTATAATGATTGGCATAGCCCAACTCCTCATGGAGTCATTGATGAAATATTCTTCCACAATGTAACATACACTCTCAAACCAAATGACTTATATCCAACAGGTGTTAAAACCACCACGGATAGTGAGATTCATCCGGTTTTAGGAGTTGAAAACAGTCATAATGGTGCTGTACTTTACCAGGATTCCCGTGAAGACGACCAATTGATAAATGTTAACATGACTTATGGTGATAGCAAAGTCTTTGAATATTCAGGTAAAACTGATATGTATGGTAATATTTTAATTGCAATTGCAAAGGAAAATTTGACTGATGGTGAGTTCCATCCTGGTGTTTATAATATCTATGCTCATCACCCTGATGACAGTCAGTACACTGAAATTTACAACTCCACAACATTTAGGGTATTGCCTCATGTGGATGTAAGCGTTACCAAAACCAGTAATAAGGATGTTTATATTAAAGGGGAAAATGCAGTATTCACCATAACCGTTAGTGGTGTAGGTACTAATGCAACAAACGTTACTGTAAGGGATATTCTTCCTCAATCATTTAAGTATGTGGATTCAAGTGCAAGTAAAAATAACTATAATCCTATAACAAATGAATGGTATATTGGATTTTTACCTCATGGTGCATCTGAGACCTTAAAATTGATAGTTAAAACAACAGAATTAGGCACTTTTGATAATGTAGTCATCGTAAATTGTACTGAAAGAGACTGGAACTTATCTAACAATAGGGATAATAAGACAATTCATGTAAACTTATACTACACTAAAGAGGCTAATGTTACAGATGTTTCCGCAGGTGAGTACTTGGAGTACTATTTGAGGGTTTACAATATAGGAAACACTGATTACACTGAAGAAATACAAATACGTGATGTACTGCCTAACGGAATCAAATACACTGGAGAATATAGTTTAGAGGGCGGAGACCTTATTAGATATGTTAATCATGGCGACCAGCAAAGCTGGTATGTAACAAATGTCGCTGCTGGCGATTATGTACAGATTACAATCAAATGTCAGGCATTGTATGATGGAGTATGGAACAATACAATGTATGTATGGGACTATCCTCCTGTGAATGCTACAGTAAATGTTACTCATAATGCTGATTTAAGAATTATTAAGACCGTTTCCACTGATAAGGTTAAAAAAGGAGATATCATAAACTGGACTTTAACCGTAATTAACTATGGTCCAAGTGATGCGTCTGATGTTGTCGTCACTGATATTTTACCATATGGTTTAGAGCAATATGGCATTGCAATAGTTCCTGAAGGCACAGACTTTTATAGGGAAAGCGGAAAATGGGTTATTGGTACTTTAAAAGTTAAAGAAACTATCCAATTGATTATTCCAACTAGAGTAACCATTTCTGGTATAAACATTACTAATGAAGCTAATGTGACAAGTACAACTCCTGATCCTAATCCTGACAACAATTATGATAATGAAACTGTTGAATTCTATCCTGATGTAAGCATTCAAAAAATCGTATCAACTAAAAAAACCTCTCACGGTGAAATAATCACTTGGACATTAGTAGTAACCAATAACGGTCCACACACTGCAACCGGAGTATATGTAATTGACAGATTACCTTCCGGATTAAGGTATGCTAATTCAAAAGGAAGTAATGGACAAGTTTATAATCCAAGCAGTGGCAGATGGTATATTGGCGATTTGGCTGAAAATGAAACAGTAACCTTGGAAATTAATACTACTGTTACTGCGTATGATGGTTTCATTTCCAATAATGCTACTGTGTATGCTACTAATGACGGTAACCCTGAAAACAATTATGCTGAAAACTTCACTGAAATTATAACTCAAGCGGATGTAGGAATTGTAAAACGTGTATCAAATCAGACTTCCCATTATGGCGATGAGATTGTTTGGACTGTTATCGTTACTAACTACGGTCCTAATGTTGCTGAAAATGTAATCGTGACTGACTTCATGCCTGCTGGATTGAAACAAACCAAGGAACCTTATAAAACTAAAGGTCAAGTTTATCACTTGAATGGTAATGGAGTATGGTCCATTGGTAATTTGGCAGTTAATGAAACAGTATATCTTGAATTTACAACATTAGTTAATGTAACTGATGACACTCTCATTAATGTAGTGGTTGTTGAGTCAACTACAGAAGATCCAAACCCATCCAATAACCGGGCTGAAAACGGCACTGTTGTCGAACCGGATTGTGATGTTGAAGTCATAAAAAGAGTAAGCAATTCAACTCCTAACAAATATGATGAGGTAACTTGGACTATAACCATATACAATGAAGGCCCTAATGTTGCTGAAAATGTTATTGTAAGGGATGTATTGCCTAATGGCTTGGAATTCGTAACAAATTCTGTTCCTACAAAAGGAATGTATCATAAGGATTTAAATGAATGGGACGTTGGTACTTTAGAAGTTGGTGTCAGACACACTTTAAACATTACCACCCGTGTAGTTGATACAGGCAGAATCACTAACGAAGTGAATATAACCACTACAACCCATGATAAAAATCTCAAAAACAATTATGATAATGAAACTATTGATGTTCCGGCTATTGCTGATTTGGAAATAATCAAAATCGTATCAGATAAAAATCCGAAATATGGTGATTTGATTAATTGGACAATTACAGTAACCAATAAAGGTCCAAATAATGCAAGAAACGTTAATGTTCAGGATAAATTACCTAAAGGATTAATTTATGTAATTCATAATGCAACAAACGGATATTATGATATCGCACAGGGAATTTGGCACATTGGAGATTTGTTACACTTCCACAATGAAACAATTGTCATTACAACCAGAGTCAATATTACAAATGCAACTATAACAAATATTGCAGTTGTGACATCTGATACTCCAGACCCTGATGAATCCAATAACAAAGCAAACAACACTACTCACGTAGATCCAATTGCTGATTTAGCTATTGGAAAATTCGTATCTAATTTACATCCTGCATATGGTGAAGAATTCGAATACACTATTATAGTAACTAATTTAGGTCCAGACACTGCTGTAAACGCATATGTTTATGACATGTTGCCTAATGGATTAATTTTCATATCCTGCGATGGTGATTATGACAATAACACTGGCATATGGAAGATTGGAAACTTGTCAGCTGAAGAAGGTTTAAACCAAGTAATGTTAACTATAGTCGTTAAATCCAATTTAGTTAGTCCGACCGTTGTCACAAATACAGCTAATGTTACCAGTGAAACTCCGGATCCTGATTTAACTAATAATGAGGATAATGTAACCATTGATATCGGTCACGAAGCTGATTTGGAAATTATAAAAATAGTCTCTAATAAGACTTCAAAATTAGGAGATGTAATTACATGGACTATAACTGTAATCAATCATGGTCCAAACCCTGCTGTAGAAGCATATGTAATTGATAAATTGCCTAGAGGATTAATTTACCTTTCAGATGATTCTAATGGCAAATATGATTATGAAACTGGTATCTGGAACATTGGGGACTTGGAAGTATATTCAAAAGATGATGATGTTGGTTATGCGGTTTTAGTAATTACAACCAGAGTTAATGTGACAAATGCAAATATTACAAATGTGGCTAATGTCACTAGTGATACATATGACCCTAATGAAACAAATAATGAAGCAAACAACACTACTTCAGTGGATTCATTCGCAGATTTGGAAGTAATAAAAATAGTTTCAGATAAAAATCCTCACTATGGCGACATTATTACATGGACTATAACTGTAATCAATCATGGTCCAAACGATGCATATAATGTAAACGTCACTGATAAATTGCCTAAAGGATTAATTTATAAATTTGACGATTCCAACGGCAAATATGATTATGAGACTGGTGTTTGGAATATCGGCACATTATTGAATGGAAACAGAACAACTTTAGTAATAACCACATTGGTCAACATTACAAATGCTACAATTACTAATGTTGCTGTTGTTAACTCTACAACTCCTGACAATAATACTGAAAACAATAAAGGAAATAATACCACTTCAATCGAACCTGAAGCAGATTTGGAAATTATTAAAATAGTTTCTAATAAGACTGCCAAGTTTGGTGATGTAATCACTTGGACTATTATTGTCACTAATAAAGGTCCGGATGCTGCAAAAGAAGTTTATATCAGAGATAATTTCCCTAAAGAATTAATATTCCTTGGTTATACTAAAACTAAAGGATTATTCGATTTAGAAACTTATACATGGTATATAAAAGAGTTGGCTTTCAATGAGACTCAAAACTTGACCATAACTTCACGTGTCAATTTCACAAATAAAACAATCATGAATATTGCTAATGTTACCAGTGACACTTATGATCCTAATAAAACCAATAATGAAGCAAATAACACAACTGAAGTTAATTCAAAAGCTAATTTGGTTGTTATCAAAGAGGTATCAAAACAAAATGCTAAGTTTGGAGAAACAATTACTTGGACAATAACTGTAGTAAATAATGGTCCTGATACAGCAGTAAATGTACGTGTTAATGATACTTTGCCTAAAGGATTGATATTTGTTACATCAAATGGCAATTATGATAATGAAACAGGAATTTGGAGGGTTGGTAATTTATTGAATGGTGAAAATAAAACTTTAATTATCACTACAATAGTTAATATTACTAATACAACAATCAGAAATGTTGCAAATGTAACTTCAGACACTCCAGGTAATCGTACTCCGGCAAACAATACTACAAATGTCGATCCCCTTGTGGATTTGGAAATTATTAAAATTGTTTCTAATAAGACTGCCAAGTTTGGTGATGTAATCACTTGGACTATTATTGTCACTAATAAAGGTCCGGATATGGCTTTAAATGTAATTGTTAAAGATAAACTGCCTAATGGTTTAATTTATAATGGTCATAAAACCGAAACAGGATTGTACGATAATGTTTATGGAATTTGGGATATTGGAAATCTTGCGCCTAATGTTCCAGTAAACCTGACAATTTACACAATTGTCAATGTTTCTAACAGGAATATTACAAACATTGCTAATGTAACTTCAGACACTCCGGATAACAATACAGACAACAATGAGGCTAACAATACCACTTCAGTTAATGAAGTCTGTGATTTGGAAATAATTAAAATTGTTTCCAATAAGAATCCTCATAAGGGTGACACAATTACCTGGACAATCACAGTTACTAATAAAGGTCCGAACACAGCTAAAAATGTATTTGTAACTGATAAATTGCCTAAAGGATTAATTTATGTAGGTTCAGATGGTGATTATAATCCTGAAACCGGTATTTGGAATGTTGGAGATTTAGAAGTAGACCAACCAAAATCCCTAATTATAATTACTTTGGTAAACATTACAAACAAAACTATTACAAACATTGCTAATGTAACTTCAGATACTCCGGATAACAATACAGACAATAATGAAGCTAACAATACCACTAATGTTTCTCCTGAAGCTGATTTGGAAATAATTAAGATCGTTTCCAATAAGAATCCTCATAAGGGAGACACTATTACATGGACTATAACTGTTACTAACAAGGGTCCTGATACAGCAGTGAATGTTAAAGTAACTGATAAATTGCCAAAAGGTTTAATTTATGTAGGTTCTGATGGAGATTATAATCCTGAAACTGGTATTTGGAATGTCGGTAATTTAACTAGTGGTGAGCCTAAATCATTAGTCATTACTACTATAGTAAACATTACCAACACTACCATTAGAAATGTTGCTAATGCAACCAGTGAAACTTATGACCCTAATAAAACCAATAATGAAGGCAATAATACAACTGATGTTTCTCCCGAAGCAGATTTGGAAATTGTAAAATTAGTTTCCGCTAAAAACACTTCAAAAGGGGAGATAATTACTTGGACTATTATTGTTACTAATAAAGGTCCTGATGCAGCTGTAAATATTTATGTAAAAGACAAAATGCCAAAAGAATTAGTTTTCAAATCATATACTAAAACAAAAGGATTATTTGATTCAGATGATTTGATTTGGTATATTAGCGCTCTGGCTAAAGGTGAGTCTGCTAAATTGACTATTGATACTTTAGTAAATGTTTCAAGCACTAGTTTAATAAACAATGTTAATGTAACAAACGATATATATGATCCAAATGAAACAAATAATGAAGCTAACAACACTACTGAGGTTGGTGATGAATTGCCTGCTGATTTAGAGATTGTAAAAGTCGTATCTAATAAGAATCCTCATAAGGGGGATACTATTACATGGACAATTACCGTAACCAATCATGGTCCTGGTAAAGCTATTGGCGTGACTGTGACTGATGAATTGCCTGAAGGCTTGAAATTTGTTTCATCAAATGGTAATTATAATAAAAACACAGGTGTTTGGACTATTGGTGATTTGGCAAATGGTGAATCAAAATCATTAATAATAACTACTTTAGTAACTATAACAAATGCTGAAATTACTAATGTAGCTGTAGTTAACTCTACTACTCCAGATAACAACACCGAAAATAACAAAGACAATGACACCACAAATATTGACCCTGAAGCGGATGTTAAAGTTGTAAAAACTGTATCTAATCCAAAACCTTCAAAAGGAGATGTAATTACTTGGACTATTGTAGTTGTTAACTTAGGTCCTGATACTGCAAAAGATGTTGTTGTATCTGAAAAATTGCCAAATGGATTAAGACTAATCTCTGCTAAAGGAAGCAAAGGTAGCTTTGAAAATGATGTTTGGAAAATTGGAGAGTTAAAATATGGTGAAATAGCAACTCTGACACTTACTACAAAAGTGTTGATATCCGGTGGTACAATTGAAAATATTGTTGTTGTAAATAGTTCCACCTATGATCCTAATTTAACAAATAATGAGGATAAAGAAGTTGTAAATCCTAAATCCAATTCAAAGGATGATGACGATGAGGATGATGGTGGCAAAAAGAGTGAACCAAATCCTAATGAGGATGATGATGGAGATGATATTTATGATCACCCTTCCACTCCTGTTAAATATTCAGTAGGTTCATCTTCAAAGCAAATGCATGCTACTGGTAATCCTATAGTCATGGCACTCTTGGCTTTGTTGGCTGTTGCAGGTGTATCCTTAAGAAGAAAAGATTAA
- the ilvD gene encoding dihydroxy-acid dehydratase — MKSDNVKKGIQRAPHRSLLRACGLDDEDFKKPFIGIANSFTDIVPGHIHLKELVEFVKEGIIAAGGIPFEFDTMAVCDGISMNHEGMKYSLPSREIIAATVESMTKGHAFDGLVLIPSCDKVVPGMIMGAARVNVPSIVVTGGPMQSGKYNGKPADLITVFEAVGAYSAGKMTEEEVSELERCACPGAGSCSGLFTANTMACITETFGLSLPTCATTHARTEENNQIAFESGKQIIKLVEDDIKPSDILTQEAFNNAIAVDMALGGSSNTALHIPAIASEVEGIDVDLELFDEISRNVPHIALISPAGEDSMMDLHLAGGIQAVLKTLGDKIDTNQLTVTGKTIEENLKTVENKNTDVIHTLDNPVHEDGGIAILKGNLAPNGSVVKKGAVADHLMHLKGPAKVYNSEEDVTKAIFDHEIEEGDIVVIRYEGPKGGPGMREMLNPTSALAGMNIKDVGLITDGRFSGGTRGPCIGHVSPEAREDGPIAAIKNGDIIEIDIENRFINVELSDEEIESRLKEVNHPESDVSGWLALYQKLVHSADTGAILR, encoded by the coding sequence ATGAAAAGTGATAATGTAAAAAAAGGAATTCAAAGAGCACCTCACAGATCCTTATTAAGGGCTTGTGGGCTTGATGATGAAGACTTTAAAAAACCGTTCATTGGAATAGCAAACAGTTTCACAGATATTGTGCCTGGACACATTCACCTAAAGGAACTTGTTGAATTTGTAAAAGAAGGTATAATTGCTGCTGGAGGTATTCCATTTGAATTCGATACTATGGCAGTGTGTGACGGAATCAGTATGAACCACGAAGGAATGAAATATTCTCTTCCTTCCCGTGAAATCATTGCAGCTACAGTCGAATCCATGACAAAAGGTCATGCATTTGACGGTTTGGTATTAATTCCTAGCTGTGATAAGGTAGTTCCTGGAATGATAATGGGTGCAGCCAGAGTAAATGTTCCATCAATAGTCGTTACTGGCGGACCAATGCAATCAGGTAAATATAATGGTAAACCTGCTGATTTGATTACTGTTTTTGAAGCTGTTGGTGCATATTCTGCAGGTAAAATGACTGAAGAGGAAGTCAGTGAACTTGAAAGATGTGCCTGTCCTGGTGCCGGAAGCTGTTCAGGATTATTTACAGCTAACACTATGGCATGTATAACTGAAACATTCGGTTTATCCCTGCCGACTTGCGCTACAACACATGCAAGGACAGAGGAAAACAATCAGATTGCATTCGAATCAGGTAAACAGATAATAAAACTTGTAGAAGATGACATTAAACCGTCTGATATCTTAACTCAAGAGGCTTTCAACAATGCTATTGCAGTTGATATGGCACTTGGAGGTTCATCTAACACTGCACTTCATATTCCTGCAATCGCAAGTGAAGTTGAAGGCATTGATGTTGATTTGGAATTGTTTGATGAAATATCAAGAAATGTTCCACATATTGCATTGATTTCTCCTGCTGGTGAAGATTCTATGATGGATTTGCACTTGGCTGGTGGTATTCAGGCAGTTCTTAAAACTTTAGGAGATAAAATTGACACCAATCAATTAACAGTAACAGGCAAAACAATTGAAGAAAACCTCAAAACTGTTGAAAACAAAAACACTGATGTTATTCATACATTAGATAATCCGGTTCATGAGGATGGTGGAATTGCTATTCTTAAAGGTAATCTTGCACCTAACGGAAGTGTAGTTAAAAAAGGTGCTGTAGCGGATCATTTAATGCATCTTAAGGGACCTGCGAAAGTATATAATTCAGAAGAAGATGTTACAAAAGCAATATTTGACCATGAAATTGAAGAGGGGGATATTGTTGTTATTAGATATGAAGGACCTAAGGGAGGTCCTGGAATGCGTGAAATGCTAAATCCAACATCAGCTCTTGCAGGAATGAATATTAAGGATGTAGGGTTAATAACAGACGGTAGATTTTCAGGCGGAACACGTGGGCCATGTATAGGTCACGTATCACCGGAAGCAAGAGAAGACGGTCCTATTGCTGCAATCAAAAATGGTGATATCATTGAAATCGACATTGAAAACAGATTTATCAATGTGGAGTTAAGTGATGAAGAGATTGAATCAAGACTTAAAGAAGTAAATCATCCAGAAAGTGATGTATCAGGATGGTTGGCATTATATCAAAAATTAGTTCACTCAGCAGATACTGGAGCTATTTTAAGGTAG